A single genomic interval of Bacillus spongiae harbors:
- a CDS encoding PAS domain S-box protein, protein MFQDDTKIGELDVKIFWDMIEIEEESILILNSQYQPIVVNNLAIELFETMNNEIQYLQVIPQVKSTLPEHPTVILPKVQSDNKRFQEDTWIITLNGKLKRVEVKVFHTNDDKIIMKLRELDVENKDITASKSSLPIEMFISIFQNAADGIVLFNKEGKIQQVNFAILELFQSEEKDLIGQNICDFVPDTPHYNHNGVFQKILDGERVQGELPLNVATGMIMSEFSISPNVYEGLHLGIIRNITEKKQMELKLKRSEELFIELFDEAIDGIIMWGKDGRVMKANHSALRIFECNLEDIQKKRIEDFVYPTSLKKYQSLMKNLHHQGAVREELLFLMPNSQLKQLEFTVKHHSIDGYHMMIVRNVSERYYIEQELRKSEERFRKIFEGTLDGLLISDHNMKIVDINPAACDIFHVTKDRLIGKDVRNLVNDLKNYEQEVSKYIQELKEEGKTQFVFKYKDEKGNHRYIEISSKYKVLSNLNLTIIRDITESKELQDQLRKSDTLSVVGELAAGIAHEIRNPMTALKGFIQLLENSIKEKHSMYFNVIKSELQRIETIITEFLILAKPQAIAYQQSSLRKIMYETVELLNAQALMHNIMINIEGDEEIPPIFAEPNQLKQVFINIIKNAIEVMPKGGSITIHFIEEEDFIHISIKDEGEGIPKEKISKLGEPFYTTKERGTGLGLMVSFKIIKEHNGHVTVDSEPDVGTTFHIYLPKKER, encoded by the coding sequence ATGTTTCAAGATGATACAAAAATAGGAGAGTTAGATGTTAAAATTTTTTGGGATATGATCGAAATAGAAGAAGAAAGTATACTCATCTTAAACAGTCAATATCAACCTATCGTTGTAAATAATTTAGCAATAGAATTGTTTGAAACAATGAATAATGAGATACAATACCTTCAAGTCATCCCACAAGTAAAGTCGACCCTTCCCGAACACCCAACAGTAATTTTACCGAAAGTACAGAGTGATAATAAGCGATTTCAAGAAGATACTTGGATTATAACGTTGAATGGTAAATTAAAACGGGTTGAAGTAAAGGTTTTTCATACCAATGATGATAAAATTATTATGAAACTTCGTGAGCTTGATGTGGAGAATAAAGATATAACTGCTTCTAAATCTTCTTTACCTATTGAAATGTTTATATCAATTTTTCAGAACGCAGCAGATGGTATCGTCCTATTTAATAAAGAAGGTAAGATTCAACAAGTGAATTTTGCTATTCTTGAATTATTTCAGTCAGAAGAAAAAGACTTAATTGGTCAAAACATTTGTGATTTTGTACCGGATACACCTCACTATAATCATAATGGGGTGTTTCAAAAGATTTTAGATGGGGAACGGGTTCAAGGTGAGCTTCCATTAAATGTAGCTACGGGAATGATTATGAGTGAATTTTCAATATCACCAAACGTATATGAGGGCTTACATTTAGGGATTATTAGAAATATTACAGAAAAAAAGCAAATGGAGCTTAAGTTAAAACGTAGTGAAGAATTGTTTATAGAATTATTTGATGAAGCGATTGACGGGATAATCATGTGGGGAAAAGATGGACGAGTCATGAAAGCGAACCATTCCGCTCTTCGGATTTTCGAATGCAATTTAGAGGACATTCAAAAAAAAAGGATAGAAGATTTTGTCTATCCGACCTCCTTAAAAAAATATCAATCTCTTATGAAAAACCTTCATCATCAGGGGGCTGTTAGAGAAGAGTTACTGTTCCTGATGCCCAATTCCCAACTGAAACAACTTGAATTTACTGTAAAACATCATTCAATTGATGGTTATCATATGATGATTGTTCGAAATGTGAGCGAAAGGTATTATATTGAACAAGAGCTACGTAAAAGTGAAGAACGTTTTAGGAAAATTTTTGAAGGGACGCTTGATGGATTACTCATTAGTGACCACAATATGAAAATTGTAGATATAAATCCTGCAGCATGTGATATCTTTCATGTTACAAAAGACCGACTCATTGGGAAGGATGTTCGGAACTTAGTAAACGATTTAAAGAATTATGAGCAGGAAGTTTCCAAGTATATTCAAGAATTAAAGGAAGAAGGCAAGACTCAATTTGTTTTCAAATACAAAGATGAAAAAGGAAATCATCGATATATTGAAATCTCCTCAAAGTATAAAGTGTTATCTAACTTAAATTTGACGATTATACGTGACATTACGGAAAGTAAAGAATTGCAAGATCAATTAAGAAAATCAGATACCTTGAGTGTTGTTGGTGAATTAGCAGCAGGAATTGCGCATGAAATAAGAAACCCAATGACAGCCTTAAAAGGGTTCATTCAACTTTTAGAAAACAGTATCAAAGAAAAACATAGTATGTATTTCAATGTAATCAAATCTGAGCTACAACGCATTGAGACCATTATTACGGAATTTTTAATTCTGGCAAAGCCTCAAGCTATCGCATACCAACAATCTAGTTTAAGAAAGATAATGTATGAAACGGTTGAATTATTAAATGCTCAAGCCCTAATGCATAATATTATGATTAATATTGAAGGTGATGAGGAAATACCACCTATTTTTGCGGAGCCCAATCAATTAAAGCAGGTGTTTATCAATATAATAAAAAATGCAATTGAAGTGATGCCAAAAGGAGGCTCCATTACTATCCATTTTATAGAGGAAGAAGATTTTATTCATATATCTATAAAGGATGAAGGAGAAGGGATCCCAAAAGAAAAGATTAGTAAGCTTGGTGAACCTTTTTACACGACGAAAGAGCGAGGAACTGGACTTGGCTTAATGGTTAGCTTTAAAATAATAAAGGAGCATAATGGCCATGTAACGGTTGACAGTGAACCAGATGTAGGAACAACCTTTCATATATATTTGCCCAAGAAAGAGAGATAA
- a CDS encoding MarR family transcriptional regulator, which produces MTNRKEIEQSLNLFIVLSRANKAMNEKISIHIQEQGLNPTEFQVLELLYHKGNQPLQQIGGKILLASGSITYVVDKLEKKGLIERVACPSDRRVTYASITEAGKSLISNYFPDHEQLIHDITSVLSMEEKETAIKLIKKLGLSIKDFSR; this is translated from the coding sequence ATGACGAATAGAAAAGAAATTGAACAATCCTTAAACTTATTTATTGTATTATCACGAGCGAATAAGGCTATGAATGAGAAAATAAGTATTCATATTCAAGAGCAGGGTTTAAATCCTACTGAGTTTCAAGTATTAGAACTCCTGTATCATAAAGGAAATCAACCACTGCAACAAATTGGTGGGAAAATATTGCTTGCTTCAGGAAGCATTACCTATGTTGTAGATAAGCTAGAGAAAAAAGGTTTAATTGAGAGAGTAGCTTGCCCAAGTGATCGACGAGTAACGTACGCATCCATCACTGAAGCAGGAAAATCATTAATTAGTAATTATTTTCCTGACCATGAACAATTAATTCATGACATTACGTCAGTCTTATCGATGGAAGAAAAAGAGACGGCGATCAAACTGATAAAAAAATTAGGCTTGTCTATTAAAGATTTTTCTCGTTAA
- a CDS encoding B12-binding domain-containing radical SAM protein, which produces MKVVLSTLNAKYIHTNLAIRYLKAHVEPEFPVELVEYTIKDPAMNIVTDLYSKQPDIIGFSCYIWNIEETLTVISMLKKVLPNTIIILGGPEVTYDVPYWLNRTDDVDYVVIGEGEETFKQLLTELSNSHNLDTVNGLGYIDPNGKVRIQPQNNKLELKSLTSPFRFEEDRESLSKRVTYIETSRGCPFRCQFCLSSIEVGVRYFDREKIKEDIRYLMENGAKVIKFVDRTFNISRSYAMEMFQFLIDEHKPGTVFQFEITADIMRPEVIEFLNREAPKGLFRFEIGVQSTNDETNELVMRKQNFQKLTRTVSMVKDGGKIDQHLDLIAGLPKEDYQTFRQTFNDVFALRPEELQLGFLKLLRGTGLRISADEHKYTFMDHAPYEMLENNVLSFSDIIRIKQVEDVLEKYWNDHRMDNTIEYLVKECFNTPFDFFQSFGTYWEARGWSKIGHQLEDLFKRLQQFLLSLSLPNYDIALSLMKYDYLLNQRYKPRKPWWKEALIKEDRSKIYKRTIENPMLFGESFSKLQLNEKELYKHTLVETLPFDVHSFIHSGSVEWQPTYLLAHFEPSSGQSNIYFSSIS; this is translated from the coding sequence ATGAAAGTAGTATTAAGTACATTAAATGCAAAATATATTCATACGAATTTAGCTATTCGATACTTAAAGGCGCACGTAGAGCCTGAGTTCCCCGTAGAGCTCGTTGAATATACAATAAAAGATCCCGCTATGAACATTGTGACAGATTTATATTCAAAGCAACCTGATATTATTGGGTTTAGTTGTTATATCTGGAATATCGAAGAAACATTAACGGTTATTTCAATGCTTAAAAAAGTATTACCAAATACAATTATTATTTTAGGCGGACCTGAAGTGACCTACGATGTTCCATATTGGCTAAATCGTACAGATGATGTAGACTATGTGGTCATTGGTGAAGGAGAAGAGACATTTAAACAGTTATTAACCGAACTAAGCAACAGTCATAATTTGGATACTGTTAATGGGCTTGGGTATATAGATCCTAATGGTAAAGTTCGAATCCAACCTCAAAATAATAAACTTGAGTTAAAAAGTCTAACTTCCCCATTTCGTTTTGAAGAAGATCGAGAAAGCCTAAGTAAACGGGTAACATATATTGAAACGAGTAGAGGTTGTCCATTCCGCTGCCAATTTTGTTTATCATCTATTGAAGTTGGAGTCCGTTATTTTGATCGTGAAAAAATAAAAGAGGACATTCGATATTTAATGGAAAATGGAGCAAAGGTCATTAAATTTGTGGATCGAACCTTTAACATCAGTCGAAGTTACGCGATGGAGATGTTTCAATTCTTAATTGACGAACATAAACCTGGAACAGTATTCCAATTTGAAATTACTGCAGATATCATGCGACCTGAAGTGATTGAATTCCTTAATAGAGAAGCACCAAAAGGGTTATTTCGTTTTGAAATTGGTGTTCAATCTACAAATGATGAAACGAATGAACTTGTTATGAGGAAACAAAATTTTCAAAAATTAACTAGAACAGTTTCTATGGTAAAGGACGGCGGAAAAATCGATCAGCATTTAGACCTTATTGCCGGCTTACCTAAAGAAGATTATCAAACCTTCCGCCAAACGTTTAATGACGTTTTTGCCCTAAGACCCGAAGAACTACAATTAGGGTTCTTAAAATTATTAAGAGGGACTGGCCTAAGGATTAGCGCAGATGAGCATAAGTATACGTTCATGGACCATGCACCATATGAGATGCTTGAAAATAATGTTTTATCTTTTTCCGATATCATTCGCATTAAGCAGGTAGAGGATGTTTTAGAGAAATATTGGAATGACCACCGAATGGATAATACGATTGAGTACTTAGTAAAGGAGTGCTTTAATACTCCCTTTGATTTCTTCCAATCATTTGGAACTTATTGGGAAGCCAGAGGGTGGTCCAAAATTGGTCACCAATTAGAAGATTTGTTCAAACGATTACAACAGTTCTTACTTTCTTTATCATTACCGAATTACGACATTGCCCTTAGCTTAATGAAATACGATTATCTTCTTAATCAGCGTTATAAACCGAGAAAACCTTGGTGGAAAGAAGCATTAATTAAGGAAGATCGTTCGAAGATTTATAAAAGAACCATTGAAAATCCAATGTTGTTTGGAGAGTCCTTCTCTAAATTACAGCTTAACGAAAAAGAACTATATAAACATACCTTAGTTGAAACACTACCCTTTGATGTTCATTCCTTTATCCATTCAGGTTCAGTAGAGTGGCAACCTACCTATTTACTAGCCCATTTTGAACCTTCTTCTGGTCAATCTAACATTTACTTTAGCTCAATAAGTTAA
- a CDS encoding DUF2087 domain-containing protein, which produces MENKQNEKEKIVRNYLKGGKLTVIPSQLKKKLYILEYLAEGLSAEVKYHEKEINEYIKKYHEDFATIRREFIVQGIMTRENNIYQLNSRDKWRRIS; this is translated from the coding sequence ATGGAAAATAAACAAAATGAAAAAGAAAAAATTGTTAGAAATTATTTGAAGGGTGGTAAGTTAACAGTTATTCCTTCACAATTAAAGAAAAAACTTTACATACTCGAATATTTGGCTGAAGGGCTTTCTGCTGAAGTTAAGTATCATGAAAAAGAAATTAACGAGTATATAAAAAAATATCACGAGGATTTTGCAACCATTCGTAGAGAGTTCATTGTTCAAGGAATAATGACCCGTGAAAATAATATATATCAATTAAACTCACGTGATAAATGGCGAAGAATTTCTTAA
- a CDS encoding methylated-DNA--[protein]-cysteine S-methyltransferase has product MEKIVMESPLGEITIAAKGDKLIFITYGEISGKNTQSNVLLAAKKQLEEYFEQKRTSFDLPLSIEGTSFQKKVWEALRSIPYGETCSYQDVAIKMDNPKAVRAVGQANRKNPFPIIVPCHRVIGKNKKLIGYAGNQTDKQQYLLSLENSSNSVN; this is encoded by the coding sequence ATGGAGAAAATCGTAATGGAAAGTCCTTTAGGGGAGATTACTATAGCTGCTAAGGGTGATAAACTTATTTTTATTACTTACGGTGAAATAAGTGGAAAGAACACTCAAAGTAACGTTTTACTTGCAGCAAAGAAACAATTAGAAGAATACTTTGAGCAAAAAAGAACTTCTTTCGACTTACCTTTAAGTATTGAGGGTACTTCTTTTCAAAAAAAAGTTTGGGAGGCGCTTAGATCCATTCCTTACGGTGAAACATGTAGTTATCAAGATGTTGCTATAAAAATGGACAATCCAAAGGCCGTACGCGCTGTAGGACAAGCCAATCGAAAGAATCCATTCCCTATTATCGTTCCTTGCCATAGAGTAATTGGTAAAAATAAAAAGTTAATCGGATATGCTGGGAATCAAACCGATAAACAACAATATTTGTTATCATTAGAAAATAGTTCAAATAGTGTGAACTGA